GGCGCGCTCGACGATTAACGGAGTGGGGGAGAAGAGATGAAGGCAAGACAAGAACTTTTGTGCATTTTGGCCTGCGTTGGAATGATCTTCGTTGCGGGAAGTTTAACCGCCGAGGAACCGGTGAAAAAGGAGTTTACGGCGGATAAAGGCCCGAAAGAGGTCGACATCGGCGCGTTTCCGCCTGAGGTCCAAACAGACTACAAGGTGTTCGCCAGCAAGTGCAGCAAGTGCCACACGCTTGCGCGTCCAATCAACACCAACATGGAGGCCGCGGCCTGGAAGATGTATGTCAAGCGGATGATGAACAAGCCGGACAGCGGCATTTCCCCCGACCAGGGAAAAACAATTTACAGATTTCTAAAATTCTACCAAGACGAGAAGGATAAGAAGAAACGCGCCGTTACGAACTGATCTTGGATTCGTCGTATTTCACGATTTTCAATAGGTTCTGCCGAAACGAAGGATGTTCGTCGTTGCACGGGGAAGATAAAATCGCTTTGCTGGGCGTAACACATTCCGGGACGTTTGGGGGACAGCTCGTAAGAGCAGGTGGCATGGCGTGCTCCGAATCAGCTGCGTCAACCAGAGCCAATTCCAGACGGTTTCGGAATCGTTGGAATAATAGAGGACGATTCCGAGTTTTATTTTGAAGCCTCCAAAACCTTAAGTTTCACCTTTCGTTCAAAGTAATTGCCGACCATCCCGGCTTTCGCGTCCCCTTTGACCGAATCGCTTTTGGTCAGCATAACCTGGAGGGAAAGCTCCGAGTCCCGGGCCGCATCGGCCGGCCGGACGGTCATCGGTAAAACCGTGATCTTCGCCCCTTCGAACCCGGCGAGAGTGTCTCCGACGATCCGGCAAGACATCGGGAGATTCACCTCCCACCCCGGGGCGAATTTGGAGAGGGAACTCGTTTTGATACTGTTAGGATCGACGTAAAGCCAGGCGTTCCGATAAGGGGGCTCTTCCGAGTCGTCTTTCGATCGGCCGATCACGGTCAGGACCGTCTTCATCTCGCCCCTCTTTGCTTCAATCAGAAAGCTTCCATCCGATTGCTTGAGGGATTTCTTCGTCTCTCGGTCCAAGATATCGATGATCGTTCTTTTTTCATCCTTCCAAGGGCCGTTGCTCACATGGCAGGTAAGACAATTCTTCGATGGGCCGAGAATCCCCACGCCCGGCGGATACGCGAGCACTTTTGAAAAGTTTCCGACGGAGAGCACAGCGAAAATGAGGAGCAGGTGAACGATTTTCATAGTCACATTCCTTTCCGATCAAAAATCATACCGAACCTGAAGATACGCGTTGTCGCTCTTGTCGAATTGCCCGAAGAATGTCGTTACTTCGCTTCCGCCGAATATATTTGCTCCGATGGCAACACCCAACGAGTCTGTCACTCTGTAAGAGATCTCGGGCTGAACGAAGTAGTCGGCATCCGTGGGGCTTACGGCGGCAAAGAGGGTGAGCTTCAAGGTCTGGTATTTAAGCCACTGCGTGAGCCGCGTCGAGATCACGCCTCGAAACCGGTCGCGTGCCGGAAAACCGGCCGGGAGCGTATCCCGGTACGCGCCATAGTTGTCGAGCACCTCTCCGTAGAACTGAATCCCGGCGATAAAATCGCGCCAGAGTTCGCGCTGATGTCCGACCAAAAAACGCCATTCCGAATTCGGAACGGTGGAATCTGTCCCGTTTCTGTCGTCGGCCGAGTCGTAATACCCTCCCTCCAAACTGATCACTCCACCTGCGAGGTTTCTTTGAAGGCTTGCGCCGTAGACAAAAAGCTCGGGATGAAACTCCGTGGCGGTCGTGGGGGCGGCGGGATCGTCCACTCGCACGCTCGGGTTCCGCCAGAAGCCCCGGTCGAAATAGAGCGAGAGGTCGGTATCGAGGAGACGGCGGGAGAGACGCACGGCCGCCTCGATGTTTGAATAACGGCTTTCCGGCTCGGTGACAATACGGTTGGAAATCGACGAGAACGGATCGAAAAAGAAAAATCTTTGGGCAGAGGGGAGGCGATCGGGTGTGAAGAAAGGGATCACAAGAAGATCCACGTTCACTGCGCTCGAAAAGATCTGTGTGCGAAAACCGTCGACCCCGAGCTTCAAGTACTCCATCGGCCGACCGGAGAAGAACGACTCCCAGTCTTTGGGGAAAACGTCGTTGACATAGAAGAGGTCACCCACTCCCCAGGTGACGATCTGCCGGCCGAAGCGGAGATCCACCGGGCCTTCGGCATACCCGGCGTAGGCCTCGCGGAGATCGCCGTGGACTTCGTTTTGAATCGCATCGTGAAACGCGTCCCCCTTGATTTGGAGGAAGGCCGAAGAGAAAGCTCCTTGGAGATCGAGGCGCACTCGTTCCTCCGCCAGGACGAAATCGCCGCCGTCGCTGCCGGGAGGGCTTTCGCCTGTGAGACGTCCGGAGAGGGCTCCCAGGAAGAACCCATGGAACTGAAACGGGCTTTTCCCTTCACTTGGCGCTGTGACCTCTTGCGCGTGAGCCGTGGTTCCGAATCCAAGAATCGCCAGGATGACCCACGGCCGCTTTCGCATCTATTGAATCCATTTCTGGGGTGGCCTCTGAAGCGCCTTTTCCGTAAACACGCCATCGTCCAGACCGACCCCGTAGGCCAGGCCGGAAAAGGAGACTTGGGTCGCATGCCCGCTCTTCACATCCTTCATCGTCCGCTTCGTGGCTGTCGGATAGGATTTTCCGTCCTTTCCGGCGATGGTTTCGATCTTGTCCGCGGTAAAGACACGCGCGAGTGTCTTTTGAGCGTCGTAATATTCCTCTTTCAGCGGGAGGAACGTTTTCTGATCGATCCAGGAGATCTTCTTGGAAAAATCGGCTGAACCTTTCGGGACACTTTCGATGACGAAGCAATCGGCCTCGCCCAGTTTCTCTTCCCTCACAAGCGTGTGCGAATCGGCCGAGAGGTCGCGGCCGGAGACGTCTTCATACGTGAAATCCGACCCGACAAAACTCGACCGGCTGTCGCGGGCGGCGATCCTGCGCACCATGTTGACCGCCGGGACGAAGATCCAGCGGTCGTCGTCCCTTTCGGGATACTTCCAGACCAAGAACGCCGTGGCTCGGATGTCGCCCGGCTCGTGGAAATACATGAAGTATTTCTGGTTCCGGCCGTTGGGATCGTTCTTCCGGAGCATTGTGAGGATTCGTGTTCGTT
The sequence above is a segment of the Bdellovibrionota bacterium genome. Coding sequences within it:
- a CDS encoding DUF1302 family protein, with amino-acid sequence MRKRPWVILAILGFGTTAHAQEVTAPSEGKSPFQFHGFFLGALSGRLTGESPPGSDGGDFVLAEERVRLDLQGAFSSAFLQIKGDAFHDAIQNEVHGDLREAYAGYAEGPVDLRFGRQIVTWGVGDLFYVNDVFPKDWESFFSGRPMEYLKLGVDGFRTQIFSSAVNVDLLVIPFFTPDRLPSAQRFFFFDPFSSISNRIVTEPESRYSNIEAAVRLSRRLLDTDLSLYFDRGFWRNPSVRVDDPAAPTTATEFHPELFVYGASLQRNLAGGVISLEGGYYDSADDRNGTDSTVPNSEWRFLVGHQRELWRDFIAGIQFYGEVLDNYGAYRDTLPAGFPARDRFRGVISTRLTQWLKYQTLKLTLFAAVSPTDADYFVQPEISYRVTDSLGVAIGANIFGGSEVTTFFGQFDKSDNAYLQVRYDF
- a CDS encoding outer membrane lipoprotein-sorting protein, whose product is MKTPILIGLTLALITPPAPAEEKDATAILTKSHEAFFYAGPDMKARVTMELVAAGGAKRTRILTMLRKNDPNGRNQKYFMYFHEPGDIRATAFLVWKYPERDDDRWIFVPAVNMVRRIAARDSRSSFVGSDFTYEDVSGRDLSADSHTLVREEKLGEADCFVIESVPKGSADFSKKISWIDQKTFLPLKEEYYDAQKTLARVFTADKIETIAGKDGKSYPTATKRTMKDVKSGHATQVSFSGLAYGVGLDDGVFTEKALQRPPQKWIQ